The DNA sequence ACGTTGGGTATCCGGATCCATTTTTCCTTCCGTCATGACGAGGTAACGGCGCAGGTCGATAATTTTATCAACGTGCTCGTTCATAACCGGACACTGGTCTTCACAGTTGCGGCATGTCGTACAGCCCCAGATTTCTTCTTCGGTAATGACGTCCCCGATCAGACTGACGTCATATGGATTGATTTGCATCTCTTTCGCCCCGTCCGGTCCGGCAGCGGCAAGCTGATTCCCGCGGGTATGTTTAAATGCCGGCGTCGGCATCCACGGACTCTGGGAGGTGACAGCCGCTCCTTTTTCGGTGAGGTGATCACGCATTTTCAGAATAAGATCCATCGGTGAGAGCATTTTGCCTGTGCCTGTCGCCGGACACATATTCGTACAGCGTCCGCATTCGACGCAGGCATACAGATCAAGCAGCTGTTTTTGATCAAAGTCTTCAATTTGATTTTTACCAAATTTCTCTGCTTCTTCATCTTCAAAGTCGATCGGCTCCAGCTGTCCGCGCTTATGCGTAGGTCCGAGCCAGACGTTCGCAGGGCCTGCCACGAGATGGGCATGCTTGGACTGCGGAATATAGACGAGGAAAACGAGGAGAAACATCAGGTGTGCCCACCAGAAAAAGAAGAAACCAGCGGAAGCGGCGGTCGCTCCTATTGGAGCAAGTCCGGCTGCAAGTGTCGATGCAATTGGTTCCGCTGCAGTTAAATCTTTTCCGAGCCATACAAACTCCATGCCTTTAGCCAGCAGTTTGGAAACCATCAGTCCCCCGATAAAAATAAGAACGAGACCGGATTTGAAATTCTGCTTTAAGCGAACGAGTTTTTCCACGTAACGCCGGTGGAACGCCCAGACGACAGCGATGAGAATCATGACGACGACAATTTCCTGGAAAAAGGTAAAGAACGGGTAAACCGGTCCGAGTGGAAGATGACTTCCGGGATTCAACCCTTTCCAGATCACGTCGATGGCGCTGAACTGGACGAGCAGGAAGCCATAGAAGAACATGACGTGAATAATTCCGCTCTTCTTGTCTTTTAAAAGTTTGCTCTGACCGAATACCATCGTGATCATAGCGTTAATGCGCTCTTTCGTTCCTGCAATAAATTCCGGTTTATGTCCGAGCTTGATGAAATCTATTCTTGTTTTGACGAGTCTTGCGAACAGATAAACAGCGTAGGCAGTTACAAGCAGGAACATAATCCAGTTAATAATAATTGGATTCATGGAAAATACCCCTTTCTAAATATGTAAGGAAATGGTTGGTTCTTTGTAAAATCAGTATAGCATAATTTAAACTGAATGAGTATTCATTCATAGAATTTCTTCTGTAAAAAATTGCTTTTTACTTCTCACTCGTTATTATAGCATAGCTTTTTTGTTGTTGTAAGCGTTTTCTAATCCGGAAATTTTATTTGGTCTGACGTTCGCGTTATGATAGTTTGATAGAATAAATCTAAGAAGGACAACCACTGGAGGCTGAATAAGATGAATAAATTCCGTTGGACTGCCGCTGCTCTTTTGGCCTGGATCTCCACGGATCTTTACATGGGCAAAAAAGCACATCAGAAAAAAGCGGAAGATTTCGTTCCGCCTGAAGTTACAAGCGGGGAAGCGGAGTTTTTCATGCATGGAGATACGCTTTTCAGCCATATGCTTAAACGACTGCGGGCGTCAGACTGTCATATTTACATGCATTTCTACATTTTCCGGGATGATAATCTTGGATCCGAGATTCTTACTACATTAATTCAAAAAGCAGAAGAGGGGGTGAAGGTGAAGCTGATGATCGATTGGGCAGGAGCCCGTATCAGCCTTCAAACCAGGCGCCGGTTAAAACGGTCCGGTGTCGAACTGGTATATTCCCAAAAACCTAAGCTCCCTTTTCTCTTCTATTCAATAAATGAACGAAACCACCGGAAAGTTACTGTTATCGATGGGGAGCATGCTTATGTGGGAGGATTCAATGTCGGAGATGAATATACCGGCAACGATCCTGTAATCGGTTCCTGGAGGGATTATCACTTGTATGTACGGGGGATAGCAGTCGCCGCTCTCGGACGGCAGTTTGCCCGGGACTGGAATGCAGCCTGCGGGGAAAAACTCGATATTACGATGCCTTCCTTCCGCCCGGAAACAGAAATTCCTATTCAGCTTCTGTCTACAGACGGAGACCATGTTCCCAATCATTTCAAAGCGATATTTAAACGGGCCGAGCATTCCGTTTTCATCGGCACTCCTTACTACATTCCGGGGGCTGATATGCACCGGGAAGTATTAAAGCTAGCCCGGCGCGGTGTGAAGGTACGGATCATGATTCCGAAAAACCCCGACCACCCGCTCGTTAAAGATGCCGCCTATCCTTATATGCCCGAACTTCTTGACGCCGGTGTGGAGATAAGGCAGTTTGAAGACGGATTTTTTCATGCCAAATTTATCCTGATCGACGATAAGATTTTCGATATTGGCACCGCCAACTTTGACATGCGCAGTTTCTACATCAATCATGAGGTGAATTGCATTATTGAAGATGAGGCGTGGATCCGTAATGTCATGAGCCGCATTGAGCGTGATTTCTTTACATACGGGGAGCTGATCACTTATGAAACCCTCGCAGCGAGAACCCGTTGGGAGCGGACGCGCACCTCGGTTGCCAACCTTTTTTCTTCCTGGTTGTAAAACATGTTTATACCCTTTGTGAAGGGGTATTATATTAATAACAACATGATTCAGCAGCACAGAATACATGTTAAATTGCTGTCGCCTTCCAGGCGGCAGCAATTTCTAGTTTACAGACACAATTGAAGATGATTCTCTTTATCATTTAAGGGGGGAGAGCGTTATGACAGCTACATCTGTTTCATCTCTCTACCGCAGTATAAACTCTTCAATTACCATCAAAAACCGGGAGCTGTTTGCAGCGCTTACCGGCGGCTTTTTTCTCGCGGCCGGGCTTATCACCGATCCCGGGACTCTTTCCGTCCTCTTTTACGTCCTCTCCTACATTACCGGCGGTTATTATAAGACAAAAGAAGGCCTGCTGGATATGATCCACAACCGTTCTCTTAACGTAGAGATTCTGATGCTGCTCGCTGCAGTCGGTGCCGCTTCCATCGGCTTTTGGAGCGAAGGCGCTATCCTGATTTTTATCTTTGCGATGAGCGGCGCTCTGGAAACCTATACGATACAAAAAAGTGAAAAAGATCTCTCCAATCTCGTCAAGCTCGCACCTATGGAAGCAGAACGCATCACAGTGGATGGAAATACGGTCACTGTATCAGTAGAATCTCTCCGCCCGGGTGACACCATCCTCGTAAAAAACGGGGAACGGATTCCAGCGGACGGAAAGGTCATGACCGGAAATTCAGCCATTGATGAATCGGCTATTACCGGCGAACCTGTTCCTGTAGAAAAGCAGCAAGGGGACGCTGTATACACAGGTACAATGAACGGCACCGGTTCCCTTACCGTAGAGGTGACTAAAGAAAATAAAGATTCCCTATTCCAGAAAATGATTCAGCTCGTTGAAGAAGCCCGGCTGAGCCGTCCTCCTTCCCAGCAGCTGATCGAGCGTATTGAAGGCCCTTACGTTATAACGGTACTTATTGCCGTCACGCTTATGATGGCCGTCCCCCCTTTAGCATTTAATTCTCCCGTACAGGAAACCTTTTACCGGGCGATGGTTCTTCTCGTTGTTGCTTCCCCGTGTGCAGTAGTAGCCTCAGTTATGCCTGCTCTTTTGTCAGCAGTATCGACAGGCGCACGCCACGGGATCTTATCGAAGGGCGGTATCCCTATCGAACAGCTGGGGAGAATGAAAGCCATCGCTGTCGACAAAACCGGTACCCTCACTAAAGGAGAACCGGCTGTCACTGACACCTTCCTTGAAAAAGAAGCAGAGAATAACATTCATTTATTTGAAGTACTTGCAGGAGTGGAAGCCCAGTCTTCCCATCCGCTTGCTGAAGCCGTCGTCCGCTATGCGGCCTCTCTTTCCCCCAATAGAGTTATCGTCGATTCCGTGACAGATCACACCGGTCACGGAGTGGAAGCCATCATCGGCACCGAGCGGTGGCTGATCGGAAATGAAGCATTAACCGCCCACGGCAGCTGGTCGGAAGAAGCCCGGGCCACCCACCTTGCCTGGACGAAAAGCGGACATACCGTTATTTTCGTCATGAAAGATGATATCCCTCAGGCCCTCATTGCGCTGAAAGATGAAATCCGCCCGGAAGCGGTGCAGTTTATTCAGGAATTGAAGCGTCATAACGTTCATACGGTTATGATTACCGGGGATAATGAGCAGACGGCAAGAGCGATCGCGGAAGAAACCGGCCTTGATGCCTGGATTTCCAAATGTCTCCCTGCAAAGAAAGTAGAAGAAATTGACAAACTGCGGGAAGAATACGGAATGGTAGTGATGGTAGGAGACGGCGTAAACGATGCTCCGGCAATGGCCAAGGCCGACATCGGTATCGCCATGGGGTCCGGGACCGATGTCGCTATCGACACCGCTGATTTAGTGCTCATGAAAAGTGAACTCTCGAAAATCCGTCTTGCCTTTCGGCTATCCAAGCGTCTGAAGCGGATCGTCACCCAGAACTTGATCTTCTCCGTTGCCGTAATACTGATGCTGATAACAGCGAATTTTCTTCCACAGCTGCACTTGACCCTTCCACTCGGTGTTATCGGACATGAAGGAAGCACCATTCTTGTTATCTTAAACGGCCTGCGGATGCTGAAAGCTTAAAGTAGCAATTTTAGAGGAGGCCGCTGTAAGGAACATTCAATCCTGCTTTATCTTTTGAAACGGGACTTTTCCATTTACACTGCCGCTCCAATCGTTTCTGTGTACTTTTCTTTTTTCCGGAGGAAGCTGAAATTCTTCGTACATTTCTTTTGGATACGTATCGAACTCTGCCTGCTGCTCAATGGATAGACCGTAATGGACTTCTTTAATTCCGCTCCAGTAAACAGCTCCAAGACACATCGGACACGGTTCGCAGTTTGTATACAGGACACAACCGCTTAAATCCGTCGTCTGCAGTTTCGCTCCCGCTTTCTGAATCGCACGTATTTCTCCATGAGCGGTTGGATCATAGACCGCTTTTCCGTCATTGACTCCATAAGCTGCCGCTTCGCCTTCTTTAACGACTATAGCTGCAAAGGGGAGCTGACCTGCTTTAACGTTATCTTCTGCCATCTGTACACAAATTTCCATCCATTTTTGATGTTCTTCTGCCATGAAAATCACCTCTTGTTTTTCTTTCCCTCTTCCTTACTATTTATGCATGTCTTTTCTATGCAGAATCTTTTAGAACGTTTAGTCCAGCTCTGCTGACGTCAAGTATCGTTATAACGATGTCCGGCACACTTCCCCGGCCCGTGAAAAAGGAAGAAACGCAGACATTCTTTCAGAATAATAATGTTATCCCAAGCGGCTTCATTTACTTTCGTGTTTATCGGCTCTGCGCTCAGCCCTATGTATAAAAAAAGCCTTCGCTCATCCTGTTCAGGTATGAGCGAAGGCGGAAGTTACGCGAAAAAAGTTGTAGAAACCCACTGAAAAATCTTATATCCAAAGTATATTCCGAAAATCCCCATAATACCGGGAAGTGCCGGCGGAGCCGGGATCGGAAGCTTAACCCACGCAAATAGAAATCCTACTATTAAACCAGCTATTAATGCTAAAAATACGTCCTGCATGTTTTTCCACCTTTCTTTTCCAATTACCGCTGTCAACTTTTCTAACTTCTATCATTCTAACAGAAAGAGGTACGTACATCTATCCTTTTTCTTAAAAAATGAAAAAAAGTTTAAACGTCAAAGTAATTTTGTTTAAATAATCCGACAGCTGACAGCGGATCTATTCTCCGAAAAGCTGTAAAGAAAGACTTATGCTTCTTTATTTATGGCAAATGTAAAAACTCTCCAGAAAGCAGCGATGCCTCCTGGAGAGTTTTTTAATTATCGTTTTATTCTGTTGTTCGTGTTTTTCGAGGTGTTTTCAAGAGAAAAGCTGCCCCAGCGGCCATTAGGAGTCCAATCAGCGCATAGAGCGGAGAATTGGAAGCCGTTTCAGGAAGTTCATCTCCTTCTTTCTCCTCGGGCTGTACAGGTTCTACACCTTCTTCCATTTCTTCTTCTGAAGGCGTTTCATCGCTCATCACCGCCCAGTAGGCAGGTTTAACTTTTTTATCGACGTCGAACACAAAAGGAGCGTCTTTGCCGACGCCGTCGTTGAATTCTTCAGCACGATCGTCGAGCCACGTATGATCATCTGCAATGCCCCAGAACGTGAGGCTGGTGATGGCATCATCCAGGGATTTATACAAGCTGAATAACTGATGATACCTCTCTGCCTGGCGTTCAAATGCTTCTTCCGGAATATCTTCGTAGGTTTCAAACGCCGGCTCCGGCGGATAGCCGTAAAGGCTGACATCCAGTTCGGTTATATGTGTTTCAAGACCGAGCTCATCGAATAATAGAATCGATTCTTCAATTTCACCAATCGTCGGCCAGTCCAGCTGAATGTGGGCCTGGTGACCAATGCCGTCAATCGGAACTCCTTCATCAAGCATTTCTTTCACCAGATCATATAAATCATCACGCTTCGGATTAATTTCGGTATTGTAGTCATTAATAAACAGCTTCGCGTCTTCTCCGCCATATTCCCGTGCCGTATGAAAGGCTGTTTTAATGTATTCATCTCCGGTAATCTGATACCATTCTGTTTCCCGCATTCCTCCTCCGTCATCAATAACTTCATTGACCACATCCCAGGCATCTACGTCGTCCTTATAGCGTTCAACGACTGTTTTTACGTGGGTTTCCAGCCGCTCCAGAAGCAGCTCTTTGTTTGCTTCCTGCTGCTCCGGATCTTCCTCCTCCACCATTTCGTTACCTTCTTCATCTAAAAAGAACCATTCAGGAACCTGATTATGCCAGATAAGGGTATGATAACGGAGTTCCAGATCATGCTCGTTTGCAAACTCCACGAGCTGATCTGCTTCCTCCCAGTTAAATTCCCCTTCTTCCGGTTGAATATAAAGCGGCTTCATGACGTTTTCGGCTACGACACTGCTGTAGTGATGCTTAAGTATTTCTCCATGCTCGCCTTCCAGTTGGTAAAGCTCTACGGCGGCTCCTATATCAAAAGAGTCTTCAAACTGTTTTTCCATTGAGTCCACATCAAGGGCATGCGGTTGATGTTCTTCTGCGGAAACGGCTGCTGTACCTGCCAAAGGAGCCGCAAGAGTTACTGCCAGTGCTGCTGCAACGGTTCGTTTTACCTGTTTCAAAAAAACCTCTCCTTTACGTATGTTTTAGTTTTGATGGCAACTTTTTTCTGTCTGTTAAAATATGAGTGTTATCTATCGTGTACAAATCTGCCGGACACCTCCCCTGTTTGAAAGCGTTATCACTCACAAGTAACTATACAGCAAGTAACTTAGTTGATTCAATGAATTAACTAAGTTTTCGGAATAATGCCCAGGCTTGTTCATGACTTTTAATTATTAGTACCTATTGATACCTGCTGTTAAATATAGGTAAATAGTTGATCATCATTTTATCGGTCGATGATTTTCCGCAGCGGGTGTTCCGGCTCCTCTTTGGAATGCAGAAATGAAATATTTGCCCAAAAATAACCCCTGCCTTCTGATCCGGCAGGGGTTCTCTCTTATTACATTTTTTCCGGCGCGTGCACGCCGACGAGATCGAGGGCATCGGCCAGCGTAATGCGGACCGCTTCGACGAGAGCAAGACGAGCTTTCGTTAAACTTTCATCGCTCGTTATTACTTTCTCAGCATTGTAGAAGCTGTGGAGGGTCTGGGCAAGGTCGTATACATAATTTGTCATCCGGTGCGGAGCGTGGCGCTTCGCCGCTTCGACAACCGCTTCCGGGTATTCTCCGATTTTCTTCATCAAGTCCTGATCTTTCTCACTTGCGAGGACACTAAGGTCGGCTTCGGAATCGACGCTGCAGCCTTTTTCTTCCGCCTGACGGATCATACTGCAAATGCGGGCATGGGCGTACTGCACGTAATAAACAGGATTTTCGTTGGACTCTGATTTTGCAAGGTCCAGGTCAAAGTCGAGATGTGTTTCTGCTGCACGCATCGCGAAAAAGTAGCGCGTGGCATCAATTCCGACTTCTTCCATCAACTCGCGCATCGTTACCGCATTGCCGGTACGTTTACTCATTTTCACCTTTTCTCCGTGCTCAAACAAGTTGACCATCTGAATAATCTGTACTGTCAGCTGTTCTTTGTCGTATCCGAGAGCCTGAATCGCTGCCCGCATTCTCGGAATATAGCCGTGGTGATCCGCTCCCCAGATATTGACGAGCTCTTCAAAACCACGGTTCAGCTTATCTTTATGATAAGCAATATCCGGAGTTAAATACGTGTAGGTGCCGTCATTTTTAATCAGTACACGGTCTTTATCATCCCCGTATTCCGTGGATCGCAGCCACGTGGCTCCTTCGTGGTCATATGTTTTGCCCCGTTTATGAAGTTCATCGAGCACCGGCTGAATTTTATTATCGTCGTAAAGAGACGTTTCAGAAAACCAGTTGTCAAAGTGCACACGAAAGTCTGCTAAGTCGTTTTTCAGCTTATCAAGCTCCCGCTTCAGTCCGAACTCCCTGAAAAAAGCGCGGCGCTTTTCCTGATCTGTATCTTTAAAGCGGTCTCCGTAATCTTTGACGATCTCTTTGGCAAAGCCAATAATATCAGCCCCGCGGTACCCGTCTTCAGGCATCGCCGTATCTTCCCCGATTTCCTGAAGGTAGCGGGCTTCAATGGAGAGGGTTAAATTATCTATCTGGTTGCCGGCGTCGTTAAGATAGTATTCCCGGGCGACGTTGTATCCTGCTTTTTCCAGAATGTTGCTGAGGGAATCTCCGACGGCAGCTCCCCGTGCATGCCCTAAATGCAGCGTCCCGGTTGGATTGGCAGAAACAAACTCCACCTGCACTTTTTTACCGCCGCCAAAATCCGAACGTCCAAATTGCTGCTTTTTCGAAAGTGCTGTTTTTACGATGTCTGCCAGGTAGTCTTTTTTCATAAAGAAATTAATAAATCCGGGACCCGCGATATCAAGTTTGTCCACGGCCGCGGCATCATAATCGATGTGGGCAGCGATATCGTCAGCGATCGCACGAGGCGCTTTTTTGGCAACGCGTGCCAGCTTCATCGCGACGTTGGACGCAAAATCTCCGTGAGCTTTATCCTTCGGTGTTTCAATGACGATATCGGGAATTTCTTCCTGCTGTGCCAGCCCCGCTGACAATACTGCTTTGTGCAGCTGTTCTTTTAATCCCTGCTTCAGCTCTTCTACTTGACTCATTGGGCAGCCTCCTCGAATGTTACTTCCATGTTATATGTTCCTGTTGTAGACCCTTGAAGCGTCAATATATAAATAAGGGAAATTACTCCCCGGTTCTGCTCTTCATTCCACTGATAATCAACGTGTTCGGTCGCAGTTTCCATTGCCATGGGACCGTAAGCACTCCGGTACGTCCCTTCGGTTTTCACACCTTCGATAAACCGCTGATTCATAGTGATGGCACCTTCCCGCCTGACGGTCATTACCCCTTCCCGCAGCTGAATCGTCTGCAGGGTCTGCGGTTCATTTTCTTCCCGCGGTTCACGGAAACGTACAACGAGCAGGCTTCCGCGCCACATGATTTCTCCGGAAGCATCCATCGAGTGCCGTTCCCTCTGCTTTCCGTCCTTTATTGTCGTCCGTATCTTTATGTCCACCGGCATTCTGTTTTCACTCATGTTTATTCACCCGTTCCTTCCGTTTATAACTAGCTTATTATAACGGAAATGACCCCTCTGCTTCAAGAGGGGGCTTTCTGTATTAGAAAGTTAAAACGAAGCGGAAACGTGCCCGTGGAAGAAGGAGGTCGGAAGATCCCGCAGGGCGTAAGCCTTACCCGGAGATCTCCTTCACGGCAGGCCTGCCGGGTTGCAGCGAAGTTTTCTTATATATCAACAACAGACACAGCTATTTACTTAAAACCGAGAAGCATTTCCCGAATAAATTTGCAGGCAGCCACGGACGTCTGCTCGGAGGGATCATAGGCAGGAGCTACTTCCACCAGGTCGAATCCTATTACATTAACCTCTGAACCGGCTATGGCGTGCAGCGCCTCGAGCAGTTCGCTCGAAGTAATTCCCCCTGCTTCCGGTGTGCCGGTCCCCGGTGCAAAAGCGGGATCCAGGACGTCAATGTCGACTGTCAAATAAACATTTCTTCCCTTCAGCTGAGGGAGCATTTTCTTAAGCGGCTCTGCGGCGTAAAACTTCGACATATGCATTCCGGAAGAAGCCGCATAGGCAAATTCCTCTCTCATACCGGACCTGATTCCAAACGAATAAATGTTTTCCGGCCCGAGAAGTTCACAGGCTTTACGGATCGGGGTCGAGTGGGACAGCGTTTCCCCTTCATATTCTTCCCGAAGATCCGCATGGGCATCGATATGAATCACTGCAAGATTTTCGAATGCTTCGTGTGCAGCTTTAACTACCGGCCACGTCACCAGATGTTCTCCCCCTATACCAGCAGGAGTTTTCCCGTCTTTAAAAAGAAGGGCTGCGTACTCTTCGATCATTTCAATGCTTCTTGCTGCATTGCCGAACGGCAGCAGCATGTCGCCTGCATCATGGATATTTATCTGCTCGAGACCACGATCCAGATAGACGCTGTATTCCTCCAGACCGATGGAGGCTTCACGGATGCGGTTCGGGCCGAAACGGGAGCCGGGCCGAAAACTGCCTGTGAAATCCATCGGCATTCCGAAAAGGACAAATTCAGCTTCTTCATATGATTTATCAGCGGTAATAAATTTCCTGCCTGAATATTTTTCATCAAAAAACATGCTGCTACTCTCCTTCTGTCAACTGCTGCACGAATTTAGGCAGAGCAAAAGAGGCCCGGTGAATTTCTTTTGTATAATAATTTGTTTCAAAAGAGTGGAACCGTTCTTCTTCCACCTGGAGCGGGTCGTACACTTTTGAACCGAGGGTGAAGGTCCACAGCCCGCTCGGATACGTAGGAATGTTCGCTGTGTAAAGACGGGTCACAGGGAAAACGGCGGAAATATCCCGATAGGCGTCTTGAATCAGCTGCTTATGAAACCATGGATTATCCGTCTGCGCGACAAAGATTCCGTCTTCTTTCAGCGCTCTGGAAATCCCTTCATAAAAACCTTTAGTAAAGAGGTTTACTGCAGGTCCTACCGGTTCCGTAGAATCCACCATAATAACGTCATATTCATTATTACTTTCAGCAATATGCATAAACCCGTCGGCTACACGGACCTCAACCCGTGCATCATCAAGCGCTCCGGCAATAGTCGGCAGATACTGCTTTGAATATTCGATCACTCTGCCGTCAATTTCTACGAGCGTGGCCTTCTGGACTTCCGGATGTTTCAAAATCTCCCGGATTACCCCTCCGTCGCCCCCGCCGACAACAAGGACGTTTTCCGGATTGGGATGCGAATGCAAAGGAACGTGAGCGACCATTTCGTGATAAACGAACTCGTCTTTTTCCGTCGTCATGACCATGCCGTCAAGCAGAAGCATGTTCCCGAATTCGGCTGTTTCTACTATGTCCAGCTGTTGGAATTCCGTTTTTTCACTAACATAAGTACGCTTAATTTCTGCTGTAATACCGAAGTGCTCTGTCTGTTTTTCTGTAAACCAAATGCTCATAACATGTCTTCCTCCTACTATTCGTGTTTTACACTCTCTTAAAAATACCTAAGAAAGGCAGAAAGCGCAAGAGCAGAGGGGGAATGGAAATCGCACAGCGTTATAACGTGTACGCCATCGGTTCTTTCACCTTCTGCGGAGCAGGCTTTCGGGTTCCCGAATGTCGAAGTCCCTGAAAAACTGTATGGGATATGTTTTCCACCTGCTTAAAATTAATATATAAGATGAACTTTTTATCAGTTTCCATTTTTGTAAACGGCAGCCTTCGTTTCCATGGGGAAGCTTTACGGGTGGGACGACCTCAGCTGATTCCTTCCTCCCTGCGGTCGTGCGGGGTGGAGCTTGTCCTCTATCGCCCCGGAGTCACCCCATTCCCACTTCGGCTGCCTCGAGAGACTTACTTTATAAAATTGATCCCTGTATAAATTGTAGTTAGTGAGATTCTAAGTCTAAATTGCAGCATACTTTTCTGTTTATCATTCAAATAAAGAAGCGAAAATTGGCCTATGGAGAAGGAGGCAGGAAGATTCTGCAGAACGTCTTTGCCAGCAGGATATCTCTTCTACGGCAAAGCTGCATCGAAAATTTTTTCATAATAACAGCAACGAACGATAACAAAGCCGTAAATAAACAATAGAGCAGGCGTTATCTGCAAACGAAAAGAAGCCCCTCGCCGGGGGCTTCTTTTCGTTACCGGGTTTGAGCCGGTTTCTTTTTCGGTTTATGCTTTTCCCTGTTCCTGCACGCGCAGTTCAATACGCCGGATTTTTCCGGATGTTGTTTTTGGAAGCTCATCCATAAATTCAATCTGGCGGGGATACTTATAAGGTGCTGTGATCTGCTTTGTATGGTCCTGCAGTTCTTTAATCAGCTCCTCTTCGGTACCGGCCGGCTGTTCTTTCAGCACGATGAACGCTTTTACGATACTTCCGCGTGTTTCATCAGGAGAAGCGACGACGGCACACTCGCGGACCGATGGGTGCTTAATGAGCGCATCTTCTACTTCAAACGGCCCGATCGTATAACCGGAGCTGATTATAATATCATCGCTGCGGCCTTTAAACCAGAAATAGCCGTCTTCGTCTTTTACCGCCTGATCGCCGGTCACGTACCAGTCCCCGCGGAAGGCGGCCTGTGTACGTTCCGGGTCCCGGTAATACTCTCTGAAGAGAGCGGCACATTCTTTATGCACGGCGATGTCTCCGACTTCGCCTGCCGGAGCCGGCTGGCCTGCTTCGTCAATAATATCAACTGGATTTCCGGGTGTTGGCTTCCCCATGGAGCCCGGCTTCACTTCCATACCCTGAATATTACAGACAAGCAGCGTGTTTTCAGTCTGTCCGTATCCGTCACGCACTTCGATATTGAATGCTTTCTTAAATGCTTCGATGACCGGCTTGTTCAGCGGCTCGCCTGCGGAAACGGCACTCTTCAGAGCAGAAAGGTCGTACGAAGCAAGATTATCCAGTTTGGACATGATCCGGTATTCTGTCGGCGTACAGCAAAGGACGCTGATCTTTTCATCTTCCAGCAGCTGCAGATATTTGTCGGCGTCAAACGGTCCGTGATAAACGAAAGCTGTTGCTCCGAGCGTAACGGTGGAAAGGAAAGGACTCCAGATCCATTTCTGCCAGCCCGGTGCCGCTGTAGCCCAGACGACGTCTCCTTCTTCTACTCCTAGCCACTTTCTTGCTGCCGTGCGGACGTGGGCGTACCCCCACCCATGGGTATGAACAACGCCTTTCGGATTGCCGGTCGTGCCCGACGTATAAGATAGAAAGGCCATGTCATTTCTGGATGTACTTTCTCCTTTGTATTCTTTCTTTTCTTTTGCGGCGAGTTCTTCCAGAGGAGCCCAGTCCGTTTCTTCTCCTCCGATAATAAATTTATTGCCAAGAGCCGGATGGGATTCTCCGATTGCATTTACTTCTGATGTCGT is a window from the Alkalicoccus halolimnae genome containing:
- the mbcS gene encoding acyl-CoA synthetase MbcS encodes the protein MQTSELIAPERYNITEEVVRFGHEERTAVKWLDQHGTERNISYKELVEKVNQYAQALRNQGIEKGDRVLVLLPRIPEAYFTYLGCLRAGIVAIPCSEMLRKKDLLYRIEHSDAKGVIAFHKTTSEVNAIGESHPALGNKFIIGGEETDWAPLEELAAKEKKEYKGESTSRNDMAFLSYTSGTTGNPKGVVHTHGWGYAHVRTAARKWLGVEEGDVVWATAAPGWQKWIWSPFLSTVTLGATAFVYHGPFDADKYLQLLEDEKISVLCCTPTEYRIMSKLDNLASYDLSALKSAVSAGEPLNKPVIEAFKKAFNIEVRDGYGQTENTLLVCNIQGMEVKPGSMGKPTPGNPVDIIDEAGQPAPAGEVGDIAVHKECAALFREYYRDPERTQAAFRGDWYVTGDQAVKDEDGYFWFKGRSDDIIISSGYTIGPFEVEDALIKHPSVRECAVVASPDETRGSIVKAFIVLKEQPAGTEEELIKELQDHTKQITAPYKYPRQIEFMDELPKTTSGKIRRIELRVQEQGKA